One segment of Penaeus vannamei isolate JL-2024 chromosome 3, ASM4276789v1, whole genome shotgun sequence DNA contains the following:
- the LOC113808434 gene encoding uncharacterized protein isoform X1 (The sequence of the model RefSeq protein was modified relative to this genomic sequence to represent the inferred CDS: added 128 bases not found in genome assembly), whose translation MSDNTIVTGLGHNMSVMAEDVDASIFYLPEPQAASTAANKTSRMDLAKHYLKKIDQMAHLKVSSAPKKSVSKLQTQEMDSEAHASPTSMTTKVSPLSVQQGRESGSLGGIMGISLINVENMSGLSSSMLLVDQNSFPDQKGFPRQQKLAAASDGNHSDEDRESPIPTLTQQELQDLETDFSEGEESDLSQGEDEELMAEGMWQASETGGATMEGLPSCLLEPQDSLLWEMQSSTGLNRQAMSLKELPETEGTVKHRQLQVMDKPVPYPEEPQDGIRNSKLVLESYDESVFDNSNVNFDAGQISARSTTFGGALDVSKLMSTSCNSLGSLGEAVKENTENSLDEQSWGGEPQYDIFEADQGELASALHGESFHAPDLDFLEKEEEENKRANIFMQEESCSGNNLDISCFSGIHGVQEITVRPSWIESPDKLLLGPGNRMLVEDYLKLRSEALGSLGDEDGLEQERPNFGWGDAVHSPPSSGEPLPLVEVSGRGEEQEQSTMHEGGTTKKNASLSTSNQSISSDKQENSSCHSTSHSTLQDSSSDFSEESSGRSSSGSDTLCDSQIEAALDVRSLSLHHQGRNLLSALHKETADESCVDADASMETSGQQNIHYSGDSVRSHMNGKEISKLQFERKKNSQQLERTLNEITGPMDSEQIRALLSEAIACDNPQVLVEKIIKISQEKMALHKTMDVSDLDTSVDVLELREQREALQMKQTERFLQKVQTADKENRGIESHQFGRNASKKPLQMLHGSRVDNIDGIPHKHMEKLKAKRTDSVPLETINQTGRHRLPFISKHLSTNLGDSHIDESIKIAPYKSRILEDTQKLQFASFHDDTDSDFDASTPCAPRSKSRSSTLSQNGNGVVAADSIKPSIKAQRPKPRMGLSSAHHNKLPLMGKDRGPVNAAYMGHLQRPEKNLALGTEGRTLGMVPPSVRSTSVPSGLHGIGVNGGGMDAASTQQIHSAKALRQHHSQEDLNYNIQSGNDLTVSLPKKVVFPGICVLGIASEVTMVFHNPKQRWVQLSLNCVKVSFILVSFNCILGIASEVTMVFHNPKQLWVQLSLNCVKESLNRSPVTTGGLIFKPSYFVEPQSMCQIQLKLCSQQAGSLEAVLEVKVSDLTKGSTIPSASMGVSIHNVLVCAQIEEPHVLLTSGVMEAIDFGIVPEGCSITKEVMVINQSHQSLPVILTLQQVAATSPIFYWTGTADERIKVVSSTHVACELPSASTEHGPIPMVMNVTLKAPHLDKVKVDENGVVGLRSQIQVELDSPDQSTIIVAAMPIKAQVGVVKLQSLRAAEPMVLETLSTETCTATVPLRNSSSFPLRISLVPREHKDVFSVVPAVITIQPHSQVSPSLVFSPKGQVGRMESVLLMRIEPDGMEFEVSMIGISSAAVKKAPEVAKLLTHSSLTRAISAPLPQASQVNLASALESTKSRLVFGTECIGGRASQKIVLRNNCTTEALNLILGIKGSKAFQICEYGGKEGKAKMDVVLKPCQELAFSVFFCPTTKEALSGTLVFRPRGLTEPIKYQIPLQGYGGQCELHVPDFPESKALVIRELAPGLPTMFNTAFVNKGDRAMFVKVQVFLDDKYTQGVAGSQITVQPSEFIINPHESRDIFVVVMGTEAVLAKTPGCIGYLQIVSGDEILRRRFRRLKNKEVKVRRLNDPVLVKIDWDVFYSGEKESQSEEDCLPPQPEDASIFFNSCSKTRVELHGERQVNEDASSTVFACLDAEETITSVTDLTVAADRTVEPYSPPVQGKGTVLNVSTGEDWSTSGPASGPRASSAALTWDVFPSTLTIPASDTSSHTLFVVNFSNTRQMFEVTSASKWLHIEPREAILPSLSSVRVNIKLVRSGLPQPLVNPLTQSLQVMCENECHRARVTVLPDGDGNSTGHGKAAPSGATAVASKQQMPDPHSDEYSGNKLPVPDTEEKSTNEKSLTTVEQISSGYRRKSASASSVNRAAVIKRTSSSNKFQNDNIQERSSVKSMVEVVSSSIVFPDTKNSEENFVKVKLRNHDSVVHTVRAEVTKAPFAVRHKQFQVKAGHYVSVPVYFRPQTLGFFTGQLNLNVIEEQVLHTVQLSGKAV comes from the exons GATGGATCTTGCCAAACACTACCTGAAAAAAATCGATCAGATGGCTCACCTAAAAGTTTCCTCTGCTCCTAAG AAATCTGTTAGCAAACTGCAGACACAGGAAATGGACAGTGAAGCACATGCATCGCCTACTAGCATGACCACTAAGGTGTCCCCTCTCTCAGTTCAGCAAGGCCGAGAATCTGGTAGCTTGGGAGGCATAATGGGCATTTCCCTAATCAATGTTGAAAACATGAGTG GGTTATCATCAAGTATGTTACTGGTAGACCAGAATTCTTTCCCAGACCAGAAAGGTTTTCCACGCCAGCAAAAATTAGCTGCTGCTTCAGATGGTAATCACTCAG ATGAAGACCGAGAGAGTCCAATTCCAACACTAACTCAACAAGAATTACAAGATCTGGAGACTGATTTTTCTGAAGGTGAAGAATCAGACCTCAGtcaaggagaggatgaggagctGATGGCTGAGG GTATGTGGCAAGCGAGTGAAACAGGTGGAGCCACAATGGAGGGTCTGCCATCTTGTCTCTTGGAGCCTCAAGACTCTCTTCTTTGGGAAATGCAGTCAAGCACTGGCCTGAACCGACAAGCCATGAGCCTGAAAGAACTGCCAGAAACAGAAGGCACAGTGAAACACCGACAACTACAGGTTATGGATAAGCCAGTACCTTATCCAGAAGAACCACAGGATGGAATACGTAATAGCAAATTGGTGTTAGAGAGCTATGATGAGTCTGtatttgataacagtaat GTGAACTTTGATGCTGGTCAAATATCAGCTCGATCAACAACATTTGGAGGTGCTTTAGATGTGTCGAAACTGATGTCAACTTCTTGCAATTCCCTTGGGTCCCTTGGTGAGGCTGTCAAGGAGAACACTGAGAACAGTTTGGATGAACAGTCTTG GGGAGGGGAACCTCAGTATGACATATTTGAAGCAGACCAAGGGGAACTGGCTAGTGCCTTGCATGGGGAATCCTTCCATGCCCCAGACTTAGATTTtttggaaaaagaagaggaggagaataaaagagccAATATTTTCATGCAAGAGGAGTCATGCAGTGGAAACAACTTGGACATTTCCTGCTTTTCAGGCATTCATGGTGTTCAAGAAATCACTGTAAG GCCATCATGGATTGAGAGCCCTGACAAATTGTTACTTGGGCCTGGCAACAGGATGTTGGTGGAGGATTATCTCAAGTTACGCAGTGAGGCTCTCGGCTCACTTGGGGATGAGGATGGGCTGGAACAGGAAAGG CCAAACTTTGGTTGGGGTGATGCTGTCCATTCTCCTCCATCATCTGGGGAACCCTTGCCACTTGTGGAGGTCAGTGGCAGGGGAGAAGAGCAGGAGCAGTCCACAATGCATGAAG GTGGTACTACAAAGAAAAATGCAAGTTTATCAACATCAAACCAAAGTATTAGCAGTGACAAGCAAGAAAATTCAAGTTGTCACTCTACCAGCCACTCAACATTACAGGACTCTTCAAGTGATTTTTCAGAGGAAAGCAGTGGGAGATCAAGTTCTGGGTCAGACACTTTGTGCGACTCTCAGATAGAAGCTGCCTTGGATGTAAGATCACTTTCCCTACATCATCAAGGTAGGAACCTGTTAAGTGCTTTACACAAAGAAACTGCTGATGAAAGTTGTGTTGATGCTGATGCTTCGATGGAGACAAGTGGACAGCAAAATATCCATTATTCTGGAGATTCAGTGAGGTCACATATGAATGGTAAAGAAATCAGCAAACTTCAGTTTGAGAGGAAAAAGAACTCACAACAGTTGGAGAGGACCCTGAATGAAATCACGGGACCCATGGACTCAGAGCAGATTCGTGCACTTTTGTCTGAAGCAATTGCTTGTGACAATCCTCAAGTATTAGTtgagaagataataaaaatatcacagGAGAAGATGGCACTACACAAGACAATGGATGTTAGTGACTTGGATACCAGTGTTGATGTCTTAGAACTGAGAGAGCAGCGTGAGGCTCTGCAGATGAAACAAACAGAAAGGTTCTTGCAAAAGGTCCAAACAGCTGACAAAGAAAATCGTGGAATAGAATCTCATCAGTTTGGAAGAAATGCATCAAAGAAACCACTACAGATGTTGCATGGCTCCAGGGTAGATAATATTGATGGCATACCACATAAACACATGGAAAAATTAAAAGCTAAGAGAACAGATTCAGTTCCTTTGGAGACTATAAACCAAACTGGAAGACATCGCCTGCCATTTATTTCAAAACATTTATCTACTAATTTAGGGGATTCACATATTGATGAGTCAATTAAGATTGCTCCTTACAAATCAAGAATTTTAGAGGATACACAAAAATTACAATTTGCAAGTTTTCATGATGATACAGACAGTGATTTTGATGCATCCACCCCATGTGCACCACGTTCAAAGTCCAGGTCTAGTACCCTAAGTCAGAATGGAAATGGGGTGGTAGCAGCGGACAGCATCAAACCAAGCATCAAAGCGCAGAGACCCAAACCAAGGATGGGATTGTCATCAGCACATCATAATAAACTTCCATTAATGGGTAAAGACAGAGGCCCTGTAAATGCCGCATATATGGGACATTTACAAAGACCAGAAAAAAATTTGGCTCTTGGGACAGAAGGTCGAACTCTGGGTATGGTACCCCCGAGTGTGCGGTCAACAAGCGTGCCTTCTGGACTCCATGGGATTGGTGTAAATGGTGGAGGCATGGATGCTGCCTCAACTCAGCAGATACATTCAGCCAAAGCACTCCGACAACATCATTCACAAGAAGATCTTAACTACAATATCCAAA GTGGAAATGATTTGACTGTAAGCTTACCCAAGAAGGTGGTTTTCCCGGGGATCTGTGTTCTGGGTATTGCATCAGAGGTTACAATGGTATTCCATAACCCTAAGCAACGTTGGGTCCAGCTGTCGCTGAATTGTGTAAAGGtcagttttattttagtttcattTAACTGTATTCTGGGTATTGCATCAGAGGTTACAATGGTATTCCATAACCCTAAGCAACTTTGGGTCCAGCTGTCGCTGAATTGTGTAAAG GAAAGCTTGAATAGAAGCCCAGTAACAACAGGAGGTCTGATCTTCAAGCCGTCATACTTTGTAGAACCACAAAGTATGTGTCAAATCCAGCTGAAGCTATGCAGTCAGCAAGCTGGATCACTTGAAGCAGTGCTGGAAGTAAAAGTATCTGATCTTACCAAAGGCTCAACTATTCCTTCTGCCAGTATGGGTGTCTCGATCCATAATGTTCTTGTCTGTGCACAGATTGAGGAACcccat GTCTTGCTGACCAGTGGTGTTATGGAGGCAATAGACTTTGGTATTGTACCAGAGGGCTGTTCAATTACTAAGGAGGTAATGGTTATTAACCAATCACACCAATCCCTTCCAGTCATCCTAACCCTTCAGCAG GTTGCTGCAACATCCCCCATCTTTTATTGGACTGGCACAGCAGATGAGCGTATAAAAGTTGTGTCATCTACACACGTAGCCTGTGAACTTCCATCTGCCAGCACAGAGCATGGCCCAATCCCCATGGTCATGAATGTCACACTGAAGGCACCACACCTTGACAAGGTTAAAG TGGATGAAAATGGAGTGGTGGGGTTAAGGAGTCAGATTCAGGTTGAACTTGACTCTCCAGATCAGTCCACCATAATTGTTGCAGCCATGCCTATCAAG GCTCAAGTGGGTGTGGTGAAGTTACAGTCACTCCGTGCTGCAGAGCCAATGGTGTTGGAGACTCTGTCTACAGAAACCTGTACAGCTACAGTTCCTCTTCGAAATTCATCTAGTTTTCCTCTAAGGATCTCCTTGGTTCCTCGTGAGCACAAAGATGTGTTCAGTGTTGTTCCTGCAGTCATAACTATCCAGCCTCACTCCCAAGTTTCTCCTAGTCTTGTGTTTTCACCCAAAGGTCAagtaggaagaatggagag TGTGTTGCTGATGCGCATAGAGCCAGATGGAATGGAATTTGAGGTGTCCATGATTGGGATTTCAAGTGCAGCAGTCAAGAAAGCTCCAGAAGTTGCCAAACTGTTGACCCACTCGTCTCTGACAAGAGCCATAAGTGCCCCTCTTCCACAAGCA TCCCAAGTTAACTTGGCCTCCGCTTTGGAGAGCACCAAATCCCGACTTGTGTTTGGGACTGAATGCATTGGAGGAAGAGCATCACAAAAGATTGTGTTGCGCAACAATTGTACTACAGAGGCACTCAACCTCATCCTTGGCATCAAAGGCAGCAAAGCTTTTCAG ATCTGTGAGTATGGTGGTAAAGAAGGCAAAGCGAAGATGGATGTTGTTCTGAAACCATGCCAGGAGCTAgcattctctgtcttcttttgtcCAACAACCAAAGAAGCCTTGAGTGGGACGCTTGTATTTAGACCCCGAGGCTTAACTGAACCCATCAAATATCAG ATCCCCCTGCAAGGATATGGTGGCCAGTGTGAGCTTCATGTGCCTGATTTCCCTGAGAGCAAGGCTTTAGTGATTAGAGAGTTGGCACCAGGTCTGCCAACCATGTTCAACACTGCTTTTGTGAACAAGGGTGATCGTGCCATGTTTGTCAAAGTCCAGGTGTTTTTGG ATGACAAGTATACACAGGGGGTTGCAGGCAGCCAGATAACTGTTCAGCCTTCAGAATTCATCATAAATCCCCATGAAAGTCGTGACATATTTGTAGTTGTTATGGGCACAGAGGCTGTCCTTGCCAAGACTCCAGGCTGTATAGGTTACCTCCAGATAGTGTCGGGTGATGAAATACTTCGCAGGCGGTTTCGCAG GTTAAAAAACAAGGAGGTGAAGGTTCGCCGTCTTAATGACCCCGTGCTTGTGAAGATTGATTGGGATGTGTTCTATAGTGGAGAAAAGGAATCCCAGAGTGAGGAGGATTGTCTTCCACCACAGCCAGAAGATGCCTCCATTTTCTTCAATTCATGCTCTAAGACTCGG GTAGAATTGCATGGAGAAAGACAAGTTAATGAAGATGCTTCCAGTACTGTATTTGCTTGCCTTGATGCTGAGGAGACAATCACATCAGTGACTGATCTCACAGTTGCTGCAGACAG GACTGTTGAACCTTACTCCCCACCTGTACAAGGGAAGGGAACTGTCCTGAACGTATCTACAGGGGAAGACTGGTCCACATCCGGGCCAGCCTCAGGACCTCGTGCCTCTTCAGCTGCCCTTACCTGGGATGTCTTTCCATCCACCTTGACCATCCCTGCCTCTGACACATCAAGCCACACATTGTTTGTTGTTAACTTTAGCAATACAAGACAAATGTTTGAG GTAACTTCAGCTAGTAAGTGGCTCCATATTGAACCAAGAGAAGCCATTCTACCAAGCCTTAGTTCAGTTCGTGTTAACATCAAGCTTGTTCGTTCTGGTCTACCTCAGCCTCTTGTTAACCCTTTAACTCAGTCCCTTCAG GTTATGTGTGAAAATGAGTGTCACAGAGCTAGAGTAACAGTTCTTCCTGATGGCGATGGAAACAGCACTGGTCATGGTAAGGCAGCCCCATCAGGAGCTACTGCAGTGGCAAGTAAACAACAGATGCCAGATCCACATTCAGACGAATACAGTGGAAATAAGTTGCCTGTTCCTGACACTGAAGAGAAATCAACAAATGAGAAATCTCTTACCACTGTAGAGCAAATCAGTTCAGG ATATCGGAGGAAATCAGCTTCAGCCAGTAGTGTTAACAGAGCTGCAGTGATAAAAAGGACTAGCAGCAGTAATAAGTTCCAGAATGATAATATCCAAGAAAGAAGCTCGGTGAAGAGTATGGTGGAAGTTGTGTCAAGCTCCATTGTCTTCCCTGACACAAAAAATTCAGAAGAAAATTTTGTGAAAGTGAAATTGAGAAACCATGACAGTGTAGTGCATACT GTAAGAGCTGAAGTTACAAAAGCACCATTTGCAGTCCGCCACAAACAATTTCAGGTTAAGGCTGGTCACTACGTCAGTGTACCTGTTTATTTCAGACCACAAACACTGGGTTTCTTCACAGGACAGCTGAACCTGAATGTTATTGAGGAGCAAGTGTTACACACTGTTCAGCTTTCAGGCAAAGCAGTGTGA